Within Telopea speciosissima isolate NSW1024214 ecotype Mountain lineage chromosome 8, Tspe_v1, whole genome shotgun sequence, the genomic segment GAGTCCCTTTTCCCTCTGTTTTCTGAAACTTGCAAACTTGCTCTGCCTTATTTTTGCTCCCGGTCACTCTCATTGTTACTAATATTATTGAAATTTGACTCTACATTGTAGCACTCTGCTGCTTtggtctcttcctcttctaagtGTTGAGGCTCTCCATGCATTGTGGTCCTCAGATCTGTGGAGAAGGTCAGTCTTTTATGCTTTTTTGTATCCATTTTTAAATTCATCTTTTACACACTATTGCAGTATCAATTAATGGGTAGGGAAATTCCATCCACACTACAATCTTTTTCGGATTTGTCTAACTGATAAGAGTAGTTCGTTCAATACTCCCACCTTCTGTGGGCCGGAAAGAAGTCTATGTAAATTAATACTAGAGAGAGGGACATGCATAACGCTCATGTGGGATAAGCTAGTGAATGGCACCAATGGGGGCACAGGATGGAGCATCATACAGGGGGGGCATGGGTCATTTCAAAgagtgaagagagagatagactcagcGAGTGCTAACTTACAACATACAGATAGTGTGCTCAGtcttttccttaatattatcaTAGAAGACAATGAACAACATAGCATTGAACAATTTTTAAGCCATCATTCACTCGTATAAAACTCAAGATACTATTGGTATGTTGGAATATGGGTGTCTACTAGTTATTTGTTGCTACTCTGATGAGTGGAGgccatggttcaaggaatcaATATCAGAATAGTTAGATTTGTCGATTTGTATCGGTATCAATAGGGGCCGATACAGGTTTGTGAACGATCCTGTATCAGTGGATCGGTACAAACCAAcccaagggtaaaattgaaaatatatatatattaaatgaaACCAGGGGCAAAGCCGTCCGATATGGGCCAATCCAGATTGGTATTAGATTAGTATCGGGCAAGATTGATACTGTATCTTCCTAAATCCCAAGTGGAAGCATCACAAATATAACTAGTAATTCCTAaaggagagggttgggcatgctGCCAGCTTTCTGTAAACTAACGACATATACCAACCACAAGGTTGGACACATTAGAGCAAGGAAATCttatccaaagggggagaagagaggatgAAACATGTTGGGCACTATGGTtgtgtgcccagccttttcccaataGATATTTAAGAAGCATTGAACAATTtgcaaaagggaaagagaggatgGAGGCTATCAATGATGCAAAAGTTTCAAAGCGGATGGTGCCATGTTAGTGTGTTACTCAAAATCCGTTGCCCACAAGTTTAAACTATCCTATGGTGGCTACCTGTAAAGGCAAGACATTCCACCTGTTAGGGCCATGTGGAGGGCCGAATCATCTCATTCAACCATTGGATACATAGAATATTATAATTTTGATTGGCCAGGTGATTAGTTTTGGACTCCATCTCATATGCATGTGTACCATgtattgaagtttttttttgtgggaagaaaatatttattaaactaaagaaaacaagaaaaaaattacaaagagtAGCATTGCTCTCTCCAAAGTTGGTTGAGAGCTTTAGACATCTAGTAAACTTAGCAAAAAACATGAGGCTATAAACATGATTTCAAGGGACCTTCTTTACCACCACTGTTCTAAAGTTTTTAGTAGTTGTGTAATGTCATATACTAAAGCAAAAAAAGACCAAGGCCATAGTGTTGAAAGTTTTGAAGTTAGCCATGATGCCATTTGATCTGAGTCCGTCCAAACTTCTAGATATTGGTCCCCCTTGGAAGCTACATCTTTGACAGCTCGTTTGATTGCTTTTCCTTCTGCTTCAGCTATTGAACCTAAGAAACCATGATCATATAAGACAAAAATACAATCGTTATCCAAAAAGAGACATGATGCCCAACCTGACTCCTGAGTAGTCTGTAAAAAAATACCATAAATAACAAGAAGGTGATGACCATCAGTTGGTTTAAAAACAACAATTGCATGCAAGGCTCATCCAATGGAAAAAGCAAACCAATCCAGTGAATGATCCTAAGAACAAGATGATGCAGGTTAGGCTTCTTTGGCTGAAATAAAATCATGTTACGTTTAGACTATAAGTAAAACATTACATGAATTGAAGTTTCCCCCCTTATTTTTTCACTTGGCAACCATATTCCAAAACATTACAAGTCCAAAACTAAGTTTGGGCTGAAACATACTACATAAGTAGATGTGCACAAATTCTCAACATCAACTATTAGCTTCCACATGGGGATGAGCTTCTAGCTCAGTGGTAATTGGCTAGACAGTTGGGTCTAGCGTAAGTCCAAAGAAGGCGATAGTTTgacccatcccccccccccccaaaaaaaaaaaaaaaaccttcttgaAATAATAGGTAGTATGGTAGTGTAGTTTTCAATAGGTAGTATGGTAGTGTAGTAATAAGTATAGCCCagtgaaaaattccaacaaaaataGCTCACTCTACTCACTACTTTGCTTCAATCTTCTAGTGTAAGTCCAGGGAAGGTCAAGAGTTTGACCACTCCCCCTAAAAAAATCACATTCTTGAAATAGTAGTAGTATAATAGTATAGTAATAAGTGTGGCCCAGTGGAAAATTCCAATAAAAATGACTCACTCTACTCACTACCTTGCTTCAATCTTCTGGAGAATCTCAAACTGATATAGGGAAATGAATACCGTAGACCTTTTGGTGAAGAAAAGTGCTTCTAGGtggtttctttgtttggttGAAAATTATTTGTGACTTTCAAGAAAGACCACGTTATCGTTTTGATCTAGTTTGAGCATTGTTTGTCTATTTTTTGGTGCTTTAAGCTTCTGTTGATGGCAATGTTGAAGGTGGTTTCTTAAGGCATTTTACGCTATTGATTTGTTTTGTGATCTACTGATAACAATGTCGAAGGTGGTTCCTTAAGGCATTTTGCGCTATTGATTTGTCTTGTGATCTACTGATGACAATGTCGAAGGTGGTTCCTTAAGACATTTTGCACTATTGATTTATCTTGTGATATGCTAACAACGCTAAACAAATTTCTTACAATTTTTTTCTAGTCTGTGAATGCGGCCTAGACTTTAATCTatacatccttttttttttgttcttattattAATATATCTTTTGCTAAATTTTAGgaagcaaaaaaaaagtatgttCCAATGGTCCCCAGTCCCTATGACCTTGCCCCAAGTTGGGCCTAGTaattccacccccccccctccccctaccaaaaaaaacagataGCAAAATGAAGCCTTGAAAATTGTTGAAGAATCAAGAAAAAGAGTGAGAACAATTTAATGACTAAAAttaaatacaagaaaaaaaaaaagttcaatacaaGATGGGCCAGACGAGAAATATCACAGTTGACATGTTTAAGCTTGTGAATAATTGGGGTGAAGCCCTAGCAAGGGAAAcccaattcaatttttttttattttaaataatacGAGGGGAAATTATAATTAAGATCCTAAACTGCTAATTTAGTATTATCATATAGTTGATTTTGAAAAACTGGCAAATTTgacatttgatcaatcaaatgtGTAACCATTCAATGCAATGATTCAAATTTACCATATTATCCCTACAAGTGACCTAATCGTATGACCCACCATGTATGAATTAATTCTACACTATCCTTCATATTTCTAACCATTGAAGTGGTATAATTTGATCCTTTTAATATGGAGGACAGACAATGTGCATTGCCATCATCCATGACATCTTGTGTTTAAACTCAATcaaaatattatataatacTTTTGGATTGAAATTTAAGCTTGATGGGTGATTTTTGCAATACACCCACACTGCTTGAGCATCAATTAAGTTGTTAGTTGTCACACGGTAGGAGAGACTTGACTTTAAAATAAAATCacacaagagagaagagatccaCACTACACACTTCACTTTACAATCTTGCAATTTGTCTCATAAACCCAAGCACCTATGTACATCCTTCTCTTATCTCCCATTCACTTTACATCTTCCCCTTGGCTCCTTGCTTAGTCCTTGTACAAACGTTGCTCCCACATTATACCTCTTGGACTCTCACTTTGATCAATACTCACTCCTTTTTGGTAGACACAACTCTCTTTTTATAAGACTCCTTTTCTACCTTcttgttttctctttatttaaaGAAAACTCACTAACTCTCGCTCCTCTACTTTATTGGGTAAGATTATACTTTCTCTCTTCTTAGAGAAAATCTACACTACACACTTCTTCCAATATGTCTCTTGGAAGACTCCACCTTACGTAATATCTTCAACGGCCAACCACTTCCACTCTTTTGAAAGACTCTACTCTTCCAGTTAGTTGGAAGACTTTACTTTCTTGAATACTCTACCTCCTTGGAAAACTTCACCACTTGGAAGGCTCTACCTCCTTCACTCTCTTGGAAGACACAACCTAGCAAACTTCCACTcactctgtttctttttttttatgatagaGAAAACCCAATATACCCACTTCCCCAACTGACCTTTTGGTTTTCACACCCCAATAAGAAAAATGCTTGCCAACTCATATGACACTCACACATGAACTTGAACTCAACATGTCCAACACCAACAAATTTTCTACCTTCTTCATTAATCCATTTAAACCATTGAACCAAACTTTTAACCGATTTAGATAAAAGTAATCAAACCAACATCACACGCTAAGGGAGACTTGACTTTTGAAATTATGCCAATACCCAAGTTTGGGGATATAACTCCATTAAAacattgtaatttattttttgctGAAAAACCATTGTAGTTTATTGATGACATACCTTTGGCTAAACTCTACAAGTAAGACTTAACAGATCGTGTTGGATAACGTTGTTAAGGTGAGTTATTGGTATTCATTGCAGAAAATTCCAATGTTTATTTAATGTTGTTATAAGACTACACTAATAAgaataagggaaaatgttctttgtgctgaGGGAGAGCCCAGAGCCCCAGACACATGGGttggcaaaatgaccgccccgccCCCTAAATGGCAGAAATACCACCcacatgtgtctgggcgtagcttgcactgcggcatagagaacatcaaccctaaAAATAATGGTATAGAGGCATTATTTCGTTCAATTATTTTTCACCATTAAAATATTGCATGATGAAACTTGAGGCATAAATAAGCTATCCAAACCACAAATTTTGTCCTCCATTAAGTCATAAACTATACAAGaggttctaccaaaaaaaaacctatacaAGAGATGAGAGGTTTCTATCTCCTGATACATTTCTATATATACTTGCACACAAgtgggattttttttccccaataaTGTGATGGTTAAAGAAACACTTTCTTAAGTTGTAATTTCTTTAATGCAGTGTGCAGTTTCATACCTTGAAAGAAGGGTATTATATATAGGAAAACATTAAGAATAGGGGGACATGAGATTTTTACAAGGGGTGTGCTACAGTAATCTGAATCTTACGAAGGGTGTCAGTatgcaattttgaaattaagctAGCATTGTGCAAATCTTTTACCCTTCTTTAATTTATCAAACATTTGGGCAAGTTTGTATTTTAGTTGAATTCCACTATGTTCTCTTTTTCGCTACATTATATTTCCCATCTATTGAAGTCTAAAAACTATTAGGATGGAATTTTACAAATTGTCCAACTATGGTATGTCTTATCAAGTGATACAACCTAGGAAGACGGCAAGATCCAACGTTTGAGATGTGATGCCGTCTTGTCAACCTATCCAAGGGAAAAGAACAAactagttaaaaaaatcaaacttgttaactcaggaaaaaaaaaaaacaacatagtaattctttttcttttttattccattttgcacTATATGATGGGTTAGGTTTGTATCCAATCtacatttacatttttttttccttcattttttcgcaTTATTAATAAATTAACTAATTAAAACAAGGGAAGGGTTCTCATAGCCGTCAAGTTATCCTACACTCCCTCACAGAGAATTAAACGCTCACATTATATAAGTTagatatgaagaaaaaaaaaatcattcatcGTGGACTATATGGTTGAGATCAACCACAAATTTCAACAAATGAAATACTAGGGTTCAAAATCAATCCATTAGTCAATTTGCCAAATTATCAGTCTCTGAAGCTAAAAAGTGACATGTATGTTGGATAGAGTTCCTAACAAGTGTTTAGTGGAATCTTTTCCCTATTTATATAGTATTGGAGTCGATTGTACAAGATTTAATAATTCATAGCCAATAATCACAACATAAGAATGAACAAATACAATTAGCATCATAAGAACACACTATGATTTACAAAAAGTTACATATGTGCATGCAACTGTATTTTCCTTCGGCTTTgtttgtttcggcgtaaaattttacctagaaaattttcacttaaaaaataaattagatgtaaaattttaaatgttggaAAGTGTTGCAacgtttgtttttttatggaaacaaacattagaaaatttttcaacatgtaaaattttacatttacgaaGTAAAATTTGCCGTGGAAAATTTTCTAGGTAAAATTTTACGGCGAAACAAACGGAACCTCATAACAATCACAAGATATACACGTAACAAATAAAAGATTCACTGAACTTAAGTGATTATGTCAAACATAAACTAAAATTACACAATTCAAAGAATTACATGAAAGAAACCTAATAGTTAGTTGTTGTTTGATGCATAAAGATAAAATGATGCAATCATACTCAATCCTTACAGAAATGCATTTCTAATAATAGTTACATACTTATAGATAAATATTTATTACCAAATTCCAAAATCTCTATAAATAAAATGGGCACTTTCCTATATAGTCCTAAagtttgccacatggcaaatcaAATGGGCCCAAATTTTGTTGACTGGTAGACCCAGATTCAATTATCAAATGTCATTCAAAACAAGTTCTCCACTTGAGAACATATAACTTTAAAAATCTTTGACTGTGGGAGAGTGCACAATAGTGGATAGAATATCGTAGGCTATACGAGGGgtttttgattgaatttgagtttgaaacttgaaacttgaaacatgACGAATGGTGACCATGATTTCCCTATTCAACTGTTAGAATAGCCACATCATCTGTCCACATGGCTCAAAATTGTGAGCTATCTAGGAAACTCTTCATAAGTAGGGCCATGCAAAACATCTTTTTTCCCAAATTGCAAATTTGCTACTCCACATCCACAAGTTCACTTAAGCAAAGTTATGCAAACAAATGAATCATGTCATAAAGACCCAAAATCAATTATTTTAATATCAGCACATTGAATCAAACCCCCATAATACATAGACATAATTAGTTAAACCTACAAATATTTCTCTTTGTTGATAAAAGTTTAATTTCTTTTACCTGTGCGTCCCAGTCAGTTCTCCATGTGATATAAGCAAGTACCAAGGTTTGTGCTGCCACCCCAGATATCACCCCCATCCAAACACCCTATATGGTAAGGGAAAAAATCAATACAAATGAGTTTTTAGCATTATGAGCCGACATATCGTCCCAATCCACACACTCTAAATGGAAAAGAAACAACACATATAACTATTCTACGAGTGGCAATACAgaggttagtccatgtgatagaagaccaAGCATAATAATAAGGGTTTTCTTCCCCATCACTAAGCCAGTGAACTATAACGTTTCAATATTTGCTACATGGCAGTACATGGGTTATAGTCCATGTAATAGAGGGCTAGGCAAGCATCTTATTGGTACAATTTCatcttaaaatgagtagaggaagtagttaaaattgcaaaaaaatatcatttatattttatattcatctccatttgatcgcattttggtaattttactaaaacttggAATCAAAGTTGGAGCAGctttccttgcttactttggactaaaatttggccattgagatgtaggtgaggtcctctatcacatagaCTAACTCATATAAATCCAAGTGGTagagcattatacttcactaggcatagtgacgccTGGAAGGACCCAACCATAAATTGTTTTGCCTTATTCTTTAGATGGTTTATAACCTAGATCAGACGAGactgatttattttttttatttttgtagtgACCAGCTAATCTAACTGATATTACTCAGGGTCAGTCAGCCTCTTAATCTTCTCCACagtaaactctctctctcccctcttcttctttgtattgGCTTGTCTAACAACAATCTTCACTAGCTTATTTGCTTTGCTTTTGATTGTTAACTACAAATGCATTGCCTTGCATGTGTAATAGTCTATCATGTATGTGTGCATGTGTTTGTACTTAATAAGTTCTTACCTTAACTTGCAGATGGATTACATAACCAAGAAATATAGCTAAAGGAAACCCAATTATGTAGAGGCAGACAAGGTTCACGTTAGCCACCAAGCTTTGCCAACCAGCACCAATGGCTACCCCTGTTTGAGCAAGATAGAAAACATAATTAAGAACAAATCAAAAACAATATacagaaaataatgaaatacaAATAGAGGAAATACAGAAGCCACAAAAAAACCCCAGAAGTAGTCAGATGTGGAATTATTCTTCATAGCTTTTAATCCTACTCAGATCACCAAAACTATCTTACTGTAAGGTTTTAGGGTATTGATGCAATTTATAATGCATGAGCTTTGACATTTTAGGGGAAAAGATTCACACAACGCCAGctcaaaattgaaattgcacACCCCCACCTGAAACACTGTAGCTTTCCCCTTAGGAATTGTCCTAAATACCCCTATTGGAAGGGTCGTCTTTTCCAACCCCTTCCTTCGCCTGAAATTGCACATAGGCATCGGAGGAAACCTACTCCCGATATTTTATTacaaactaaaaattaactacAAACTACCATACCAAAGTAATACATGAAAAGAAAGCAAGACTTACCTAAAAGTACTGGTAGAACACTATTGAGCAAGATAATCAAAGCTACTAAGGTTGAGAAGCTTGACACCTCTTGCGCCACTTCATTGCTACTCGTGAAGGCATGTGATATATTTTCGCTGAAAACCAGAGCTAGAATGGAAAAGATGACACCTACAGTTAATGAAATACTTAAGTTTACTTTGATGGAAAACTTTGCTGCCAATGCATCTCCTTTCCCCAGCTCATTGGCAACACGCACACTACAAGGAAACAGAACAAAATTAATAATTACAACTTCCTATACAGAAAAATCTGTGTGGATTATATCGCATAGCAACCATTAATAATCCTGAGAGAGGGGGAGACCATACCTTGCTGCACCTGAGAATCCAATAAATATCATATACACCCACGCAATGATGTTGAGGCTGGAAACCAACTTATATTTAGATTAGTGGAATTTCAACACCCAAAATCCAAacatagaagagaagaagaagaagaagaagaaaaagggaaagaaaaaccaCATCATACCAAATTGAGAAGGCTGATACAGAGACTTTAGCATTTTTCATGTAGCTTACTAGTAAAACAAGCACACCACCACTCCATAAATCAAAGCTGTTCAAAAACCATGAAAATTTGTTGAATTACTATCCTTAAATATTAATCAGTACTCTCAATAGCAATGATATAAAGgggtttaattaaattttcACTAATTAAGCTTACCAAAGCATTATACCAGAAGATATAGAAAGTTTCACAACTGGCCAGAGTTCATTTAAGGCACTTTTCGAAAAACCCTTCCATGAATCTTTACACCAACCTCCAAATACATAGAAGAATACTGAGATGAAGATAAAACAAACTGACACGGTCATCGCACCCATGGCACCTGGAACCCCCCAATTCAACTTGTCCACCATGAGCCAAGATAAGATAAAATTGATCACAAATGCTATGGCAGATATCCATCCAACAATCATGATCTTGTGTTGTGCTTGTAGATACATTTGTGTGGATAAACCAAGCAAGTGATAGAAAAGAACAGTAAGAAACCACGGACTTAATTTGCCTGCATAGTAGGATAGCTCTTCTGGTTCACCTAGAAGCCTTAGTATTGGAGTTGTAAAGATGAAAACAGGAACTAAAAACATAGAAACAGTGAGAAGAATAATCCATGACTGTTGCAAGTAGATGCCCAacagatgatattgttttgctCCAAATGCTTGGCCACATAGAGTTGGAAGTGCATTACCCATGCCATACTGCATTGTAATTAGACCCACTTAAGCTCTGTAACCAACTTGAATTTGACAAACACATACAAAGATGTATAGATGTATTGATGCATAAACTAGAAGATCATACtaaaagcatatatatataccagTATTCCATCCACAAATCTCATGTTGATGTTTTGGACAAGTGAGAAAGAAGCAAGCTCTATTTCTCCAATGTGTCCCATGTATGCTTGTGTAACCACTAGGATTCCAAATGATGAAACCCTTGCAAGAATTGATGGTGCTCCAATCCTCCATAGCTTCTTTACTTCATCCCATGTCCTGTCTTTTAGGTTATCTGCATCTTTCTTATTTGAATCAAGTAGTCTTTCTGTGATCCCATTCTCCATATTCTTATTTTCACCTGAAtgattataaatgaaaagatatGTAAAACAATGGCATTGTAAGTTTCAAGCTGGATCATCATATATGAGAAAATTGGGGAGGGAGAGCATAGATAATTGGAAAAGATTAAATTGATTTGTAATATTTCctagggagagggttgggtatgCCGCCAGCTTTCGATAAGCCAGCGGCATATACCATTCACAGGGTTGGACACAGGAGGGCAAGGgaatctttttaaaaaaattgggtaTGCCTCCAGCTTTGAGTAAGAAAGACTATATTAAACTAGCTTAATTTACAATTTTCTAAATGCCCTTACTTTATGGCAAGATCCTGATGAACATAGcgttttttttgtcatttggtTTGTGAATTCACGAGGGCGCTTTTTCTCCAATTTTGTtcacttctttcttcctctttcttgaGTTGCAGAGCTTGATACCGTCTCCACCCCACACCAACTTTGAGTTGCAGAACACCGTCGTTGAGGTTAGGAGAGAGGTGGTTAATGGTTATCCCTGCGATGGTTGCCCTTCACTATTCCAATTTGTGTTGAAGCTTTTCCCAGATTATGTAGTAGTACCAGGGGAAGAAACTATTGATGCAGATATTTGCTTTTACAGATCCAGCCCAACTCATTTGACCCTCTGATCACCTCGACCACAGCTTCGGTGATATCTTGTTCTTCTGATTCATGCTCTTTCACAGTATCTGTATTCTGCAGAGATGGGGGAGCATAGAAGAAAGATCGACGGGGCATCCCGAGAGATCTGGCACCAAATTTCCCGTGTTTTGGCTCTCTGATCTGAATTTTAATCTCAGATTTCTGATATA encodes:
- the LOC122638393 gene encoding protein DETOXIFICATION 20-like isoform X1, which translates into the protein MTKKGENKNMENGITERLLDSNKKDADNLKDRTWDEVKKLWRIGAPSILARVSSFGILVVTQAYMGHIGEIELASFSLVQNINMRFVDGILYGMGNALPTLCGQAFGAKQYHLLGIYLQQSWIILLTVSMFLVPVFIFTTPILRLLGEPEELSYYAGKLSPWFLTVLFYHLLGLSTQMYLQAQHKIMIVGWISAIAFVINFILSWLMVDKLNWGVPGAMGAMTVSVCFIFISVFFYVFGGWCKDSWKGFSKSALNELWPVVKLSISSGIMLCFDLWSGGVLVLLVSYMKNAKVSVSAFSICLNIIAWVYMIFIGFSGAASVRVANELGKGDALAAKFSIKVNLSISLTVGVIFSILALVFSENISHAFTSSNEVAQEVSSFSTLVALIILLNSVLPVLLGVAIGAGWQSLVANVNLVCLYIIGFPLAIFLGYVIHLQVKGVWMGVISGVAAQTLVLAYITWRTDWDAQVGKTMTRFNRSILPSSEEVSSDITSHA